Proteins from a single region of Catenulispora acidiphila DSM 44928:
- a CDS encoding alpha/beta fold hydrolase produces MARVTVDKENHLPVDIHYEDRGSGRPVVLIHGWPLSVGQWEFQIPDLLAAGHRVVAYDCRGFGVSAKPRGGYDPDTLAADLHMLLEHLDLREATLVGFSSGACTAVRYLSRFGNQRVSRLALVSAAGPYLRRTDAHPEGFLEDTKLREYQRCLTDDRVSFLHRFATKFFEVARSSAARPVMPQPLHTRVVMLAAAASHRGAIQTLVQAVTTDYRNDLRAITVPTLVVHGEADVVLPVEATGARIAEAVADSRLVRMQGAPHGLIVTRAAEFNRELLAHLEG; encoded by the coding sequence ATGGCGCGGGTGACGGTCGACAAGGAGAACCACCTTCCCGTCGACATCCACTACGAGGACCGGGGCTCCGGCCGGCCGGTCGTGCTGATCCACGGCTGGCCGCTGTCGGTCGGCCAGTGGGAGTTCCAGATCCCGGACCTGCTGGCCGCCGGCCACCGCGTGGTGGCCTACGACTGCCGCGGGTTCGGGGTGTCGGCCAAGCCGCGAGGCGGCTACGATCCCGACACCCTGGCCGCCGACCTGCACATGCTCCTGGAGCACCTGGACCTGCGCGAGGCGACCCTGGTCGGCTTCTCCTCCGGCGCCTGCACGGCGGTGCGGTACCTGAGCCGCTTCGGCAACCAGCGCGTGTCCCGCCTGGCACTGGTCTCGGCCGCCGGACCATACCTGCGCCGCACCGACGCGCACCCCGAAGGCTTCCTGGAGGACACGAAGCTGCGCGAGTACCAGCGCTGCCTCACCGACGACCGGGTCAGCTTCCTGCACCGCTTCGCCACCAAGTTCTTCGAGGTCGCGCGGTCCTCAGCGGCGCGCCCGGTGATGCCGCAGCCGCTGCACACCCGCGTGGTCATGCTCGCCGCCGCCGCCTCGCACCGCGGCGCGATCCAGACCCTGGTCCAAGCCGTGACCACCGACTACCGCAACGACCTGCGCGCCATCACCGTGCCCACGCTGGTCGTGCACGGCGAGGCCGACGTCGTGCTGCCCGTGGAGGCCACCGGCGCCCGCATCGCCGAGGCGGTCGCCGACAGCCGCCTGGTGCGGATGCAGGGAGCACCGCACGGATTGATCGTCACCCGCGCCGCAGAGTTCAATCGCGAACTGCTGGCGCACCTGGAGGGGTGA